Sequence from the Synergistaceae bacterium genome:
ATTTGCCAATGAAGATGATAACGAAGATAATGAAGATGAAGAAATTTTTTTGCGTGTTTGCCCTGTTTTTGGCGATGGCCGCGCTGATGCCGGCTGCAGCCGCCGACGCCGCGGCCTCGAAAATCGTTTTCGCCCGCCCCAGCGACTCCGACAACCTCGATCCGGTCACTCAGTCTCACAACGAGAACATCTGGATACTCAACCTGATGATGGACGGGCTGGTGAAGAGCAGCAACGAGGGAACCTCCATTGAGCCCAACCTTGCGAAGAGCTGGGACGTGAGCGGCGACGGACTGGAGTACACGTTCCACCTTGTGGAGGGCGTCAAATTCTCGGACGGAACTCCCGTCACGACGGCGGACTGGGTCTGGTCCCTGCTCCGCGCCAGAGACGAGCCCACGAGCATCTGGGGAGGCAACCTGAAAATCATCTCCGACGTAAGCGCCCCCGACGACAAAACCATCCTGGTGAAACTGAAGCAGCCGGACGCGGCAATTCTGGCGTCGCTGGCCATGTTCAACGCCTCCGTCCTGCCGAAGGCCTATTTCGAAAAAGTGACGCTGGAGGGTTTTACTCAGAAACCCATAGGAACGGGCCCCTTTATGCTGAAGGACTGGGTGAAGGGCGAGCATCTCACACTGGCGAAAAATCCCCACTACAGAGTGCAGGGCATTCCCCAGACGGACGAAATCGTGTTCAACGTGGTTCCGGACAACAACACCCGCACCCTTCAGCTTGAAGCGGGAGACATCGACGGCGACCTCAACGCGCTTTACAACAAGATGGCCGAGCTGAAGGACAATTCCGCCTATGTGACGGCCAATTTCCCGGGGACGCTGGTGCGTTTCCTCGCCTTCAACACGGCGCGAAAGCCCTTCGACGACGTGAGGGTCCGGAAGGCCATCGCCTGCGCCATCGACAGAAAAGCCATTCTGCAGGTGGCCCTCAACGGATACGGCGAGCTGGGGACGGCTTTTATGCATAAATCCCTCATGTACCACAACCCGGATCTGCCCCTCGAACCCCTGGACGTGGAAAAATCGAAAAAACTGCTGGCCGAGGCCGGAGTCAAGGGGGTCACGGTGGAGTTTCTCGTTCGGGCCGGCGACAACATCGCATCTCAGGTGGGCACCATCATCCAGGCGAACCTGGCCAAAGTGGGCATCACCGTGAAAATCGTTCAGATGGAGGCCGCGTCGGTCAGCTCCCTGCAGAGGTCTTTCCAGTTCGACATGATCTATTCGGGCTGGACCAGCGACATGGTGGACCCGGCGCAGGCGATGGAGCGCTTCATCAACTACAACGACACCACGAGATGCTACTACACGGGCTGGAAAAACGACGAGGCCATCAAGCTCGTGGCGGACGCCCTGAAAGAGCTCAACCCCGACAAACGACGGGAGATCTATTATAAAGTGCAGAAAATTTACGCCGACGAGTGCCCGGCCGTTTCCCTGTTCTACGGCGGATACCCGGTGATTTTGCGGGCGGGAATCAGCGGCTTCGTCCAGACGCCCCTGGGCAACTACCGCTTCGAAAACCTCGTAAAAAAGTAAAAAAGTTATTTAATAATTTGACGCTTAAAAGCAGGCAGGTGAAATCGCGTGCATCGGCTAAACTACATTTTCAGGCGGGTGTTGCAGATTATCCCTGTCCTGCTGCTGGTGACGGTACTGATCTTTTTGCTCATGCGCCTGATTCCGGGGGATCCCGTCGAGGTGATGCTCGGTGAAAAATACACCCACGAAAAAGCCGAGGTCATTCGGGAAAACCTGGGGCTGAACAAACCTTTATATGTGCAGTATATGATCTTTCTGCGCAATCTGTGCCGGCTGGATTTCGGCAACTCCATCGTGTACATCGTTCCTGTGAGCCAGCTCCTGACGAGACGAATCGGGATAACGCTTTTGCTGACGCTGATGACGGCGTTTTTCGTCCTGATCATCAGTTTTCCCCTGGGATTCATCGCCGCCGTCAACAGAAACCGGCCCGGCGACCAGATCATACGAATCGGCGCCCTGGTCTCCCTCGCCCTGCCTCAGTTCTGGATCGGGCTGCTGCTGCTGCTGTTCTTCGGCCTCAAACTGCGGTGGCTGCCCGTGGCCGGCTGGGGAACGACCTGGCTGGAACACCTTCAGTCCCTCATCCTGCCGGCCTTCACCCAGTCTCTGGCCACCAGCTCTCTCATCGTCCGCAACCTCAGAAACGCCATTATCGACGTGCTGAACAGCGACTACGTTGATTTCGCCAGAAGCAAGGGGCTGAAGCCCAAAGTGGTGCGGTCGCGGTACGTGCTGAGAAACGCGCTGATCTCCACCGTGACCCTGTTCTCCATGCGAATAACCTACATGCTGAGCGGGTCGGTGGTCATTGAGACGGTTTTTGCGCTTCCGGGGATCGGCTCCCTGCTGGTCTCCTCCATTCTCAGCCGCGATTACGCCGTGGTTCAGGCCACCGTTTTCGTTTTTGCCGCGCTGGTCCTCATCGCCAACCTGGCGACGGACGTCTTTTATTCCGTGCTCGATCCGAGAGTGCGCCTGGAATGACCCGCGGCGAAAAGCGAGGTGACGACATGACCGGTCAGACAGCGGCGTCGGAAAGTAAGTCGGAAAGTAAAAAGAAAATCCCCCTGTACAGGAGAAGCGTGACGCTCAACGTGGGGGGCGCGATTTTGCTTGTCGTTCTGTTCTTCGCGTTTTTTCCGGAGCATATCGCTCCCTTCGACCCCGTGGAAATGGATTTGACAGCGATCAAGCAGGGCCCGTCGCGGATGCATTTTTTCGGCACCGATAATTTTGGGCGGGACCTTTTCTCCCGCGTGGTCTGGGGTACCCGGGTGGATCTGATGGTGGGAGTGCTGGCGACCCTGGTTCCCCTGCTGGTGGGAGGGCTGATCGGGCTTCTGGCGGGATACTGCGGAGGCTGGGTGGACGTCGTTCTCATGCGGACTCTCGACATTTTCATGGCCTTCCCCTATCTCACCCTGGTGGTGGCCATTGTGGCCGTGCTGGGCCCGGGGATCGACAATCTATACCTGGCCATATGGCTGGTGGGCTGGAAGGAGTACGCCCGGCTGGTCCGCGGCGAAGTCATGGTGGTGAAGAACGCCGAATACGTGGAAATGGCCAGAGCCCTGGGTTTTTCACATGCGAGAATCCTTTTCAGGCACGTGCTTCCCAACGTATTCAGCTCGTCGCTGGTCTACGGCGCCTCCGACGTGGTGATGTGCATGCTCGCCGGGGCGTCGCTGGGGTTTCTCGGCCTTGGCGTCCAGCCCCCCACCGCCGAGTGGGGGGTCATCATCGCGGACGGCAGGCAGTTCATCAACGAGGCGCCCTGGCTCTGCTTTTTCCCCGGCATGGCCCTGGTCTTCGCCGGAACCGGCTTCAGCCTTCTGGGCGACGGACTGTCGGACCTGCTCAGGACCAAAGGGCGATAATACGGAAAAAAATAATATGGCAAAAAATAAAGTTTTGGAAATTACGGATCTGGTCACCCGTTTTTTCACGAAAGAGGGCACGGTTCACGCCGTCAACGGGGTGAGTTTTTCGATTTACGAAGGTGAGATTTTCGGCCTCGTGGGCGAGAGCGGCTGCGGAAAAAGCGTCACCTGCAAGTCCATCATCAACCTGCTGCACCCGCCGGGGCAGATCGTCTCCGGAAGCATAAAATACGCGGGTCAGGAACTGGTGGGCGTCGACGAAAACGCCCTGAGCGACATTCGGGGCAGGGAGATCGGCATGATCTTTCAGGAGCCTCTGACGGCGCTCAATCCGGTGCTGACAATTCGGGAGCAGATTTTTGACGCCCTCGAAAAAAAGGGAATGACGTCCGGAGAAAAATACGCGAGAGCCGCCGAGCTCCTGACTCTGGCCGGCATTCCCGCTCCAGTGGAGAGAATGGAGGAGTATCCCCACCAGTTCAGCGGCGGAATGAGGCAAAGGGTCATGATCGCCATCGCTCTGGCCTCCGAGCCGAAAATTCTTCTGGCGGACGAGCCAACCACCGCGCTGGACGTGACCATACAGGATCAGATTCTCAAACTGATCGATCAGCTTCGGGAGGAACTGGGGATGGCGGTTCTGTTCGTCACCCACGATTTGGGCGTGGTGGCGCAGCTTTGCGACAGGGTGGCCGTGATGTACGCGGGTTACATCATGGAGCTCACCGCGACTCTGACCCTTTTTGCGGCGCCGCGTCATCCCTACACTCACGCTTTGCTGCAATCGCTCCCCTCGGACATCCCCAGGGGACATCCGCTGGAATCCATCGGCGGACAGCCCCCCGACCTCTTCGAGCTGCCCCCGGGCTGTCCTTTTTCACCCCGCTGCAGAATGGCGGAGGGCCGCTGTTTTGAAAGTCTGCCCCCCCTGACGGAGCTTCTTCCGGGGCATTTCGTCCGCTGTCACCGCTCAGGGGAGACGGAAAACTTCCGCGGAATCATCGATTTATAATTTATATAATTTTTCGAAGGTGCGCCATGAACGACAGAACAGAGACATCAGAACAGGGAACCGCGAGCCTCCCTCTGATAGAAGTGCGGGAGCTGACCAGGTACTTTCCCCTGAAGCAATCCCTGCTGGATTTCGCCGCGCGCAGACCCGTAAAATATTTGAGGGCCGTGGACAACGTCAGCTTCGGTATCGACCAGGGCGAGACCATGGGGCTTGTGGGTGAAAGCGGCTGCGGAAAAAGCACGCTGGCCCGCACGATCATACGCCTGTACGACCCTCAGAAGGGCAAAATCCTGTTTCGGGGCAGGGACATCACCGGCCTGCAGGGGGCCGAACTTCGGGCGATGCGCAGGGAATTTCAGATCGTGTTTCAGGACCCCTATTCCTCCCTGAACCCCAGAATGTCCGTATACGACATGCTTTCCGAGATTTTGCGCGTTCATAAAATCTGCTCCCCCAAAGAGATTCCCGCCAGAGTGCTGGAGCTTCTGGAAAGAGTGGGGCTGAACGCCCAGTGCATGAACCGTTTCGCCAGCGAATTTTCCGGAGGGCAGCGGCAGAGAATCGGAATCGCCCGGGCGCTGGCCCTGAGCCCCGAATTCATCATCGCGGACGAACCCGTTTCCGCTTTGGACGTCTCCATTCAGGCTCAGATCATAAACCTGCTGAACGACCTGCAAAAACAGCTGGGCCTCACCATGCTGTTCATTTCTCACGATTTGCGGGTGGTGCGCTGCATCACCCATCGCGTCGCGGTGATGTATCTGGGGAAAATTGTGGAAACGGGCGACACGGATCAGGTCTTCACTCATCCCCGTCACCCCTATTCGCGCGTTCTGACGAGGTCGGCGCCCATGCTGGACCCGAGAAAAAAAACCCGCGGCTGCGCCATCGGAGGCGAACTGCCGAACCCGATAAACGTCCCGCCGGGCTGCCGCTTTCACCCCCGCTGCGAATTTGCCCGGGAAAAATGCAGAACGGAGGAACCCCCTTTTCTGGAGATTTCCACCGGAAGGCGGGTATCCTGCCATTATCCGCTGAACTGAAACTTGATTTTCAAAAAATTTATTCTGCAAGGAGACAGAAAGAAATGGAGAAAGTTCGTGTCGAGGAAATGACATCCGCCGAGTTCAGAGACGTTCTGAACGTCTGCGACATGATTCTCATTCCAATCGGCAGCATCGAGGAACACGGAACGCACGGCAAATTTTTGTTCGATACGGTCATCGCCCACGAATGCGCTTACAGACTGGGATGCCTGACTCACACCCCCGTCGCGCCCACAATACCCATCGGCCAGTGCCGGAACCTCATGGGCTTTCCGGGAGGCGCGTCTCTGGATACCGAGCTGGTCGCCGACCTGCTGCTGGAGGTCGCCGAAGGATACGTGTCGGACGGAGTGCGGAGGATACTCTTTGTGAACAGCCACGGCGGCAACGGTTTTGCCGTAAAAATGGCCTGCGGGGAGCTATGGGAGCGATACGGCGTCCTCGCAACCCAGGCGGAATGGTACGACGTCATAGCGGAGCACTCCCGCTACACCCGCAACGATCACGGCGGAGAATACGGAACCTCCGTGGTCATGGCCCTCGATGAAAGCCAGGTGGACCTCTCCCAGGCCAAAACCGTCCCGCTCAAAAATCCGTCCGAAAACCTGCTTCGGGGAGATTACCTGACCTACAGAGGCGTGAACGTTTCTCTGCCGCTGCCCATGGACTACTACACCCCCGCGGGAGATCTGGGGCCGGAAGCGGCAAACGCCACCGTCCGGCAGGGCAGGGAAATGGTGGATATTTACATTGAAAACACCGTGAAAATTATAGAAGAAATGAAAAAGATTCTCCTTTAGGAGGGGACGACGACGATGAAAGACAAACCCGCAAACGAGGTCCTCATAGAGCGTCTGAGCTGGGAAGAATACAAAAGCGCCATCGAAAAAACGAACACCGTCATCATCCCTGTGGGCGGAATGAAGGAACGGGGAACTCACGCGCCGCTGGGGGCGGCGAATATCATCGCGAGAGAGATTTCGGTGAAGCTGGCGGAAAAATCCGGCGCGCTGGCAGCTCCGGTGATGACTTACGGATACAACCCCACAGGGAAAAATTTCCCCGGAGCCGTCTCGGTCAACGCCCCCCTTCTGAGGAAAATCATGCTCTCCTACGCCAAAAGTTACACCCGGCACAGGGCGGACAGAATCGTTTTTGTGAACGCTCAGAAGGAAAACGCGGATATTCTGGCCAACGTCTCCGTCGATTTGTTCGAAGAAACCAAAGCTATTTCTACAATAATAAACTGGTGGACGATTCTGCCGAAGGTGAACCCGACGTGGAAGGGATCGGACGACGCGGGTTACGCCGAAACCAGTCTGTTGCTGGCGATACGACCGGACCTCGTGGACCTGAGCCATATCACGCCGGCCCGGCCCCTTCCCCTGAGCGAAAACATCAAATACGAAAATGGCTGGAAATGCGCGGGAACCTCTCTGTACTTTGCGGTGGACATGGCCCGTCATAAAGGGATCGGCTCCACGGGCTCCTCTCCGGAAAAGGCCTCCGGAGAAGAGGGAAAGGCCATGCTGGAGGCGATCGCGGATTTTGGGGCGGGACTCATCGCTGAAATAAGAAAAATCAAATAAGAAAATCCAGTTATAAATTCATAACGACGATCCCTGGAGGCGAATATAAATGTCTGAAGCAACAGCACTTGTCAATGATCTTATCGATTTTATTTACGAAAGCCCCTCCCCGTTTCACGTTGTGGCAAACGCGAAGAAACGCCTGCTGGCCAATGGATTTTCCCAGCTGTGCCTGAAGGAAAAATGGAATCTGGAAAAAGGGGGAAAATATTTCACAGACCGTAACGGCAGCGCTCTGACGGCCTTTATCGTCGGCTCCGGCGAAGTCGAGGAGGAGGGTTACCGCGTCGTCGCCGCGCACACGGACTTCCCCTCGTTCCACGTCAAGCCCTCGCCGGAAATGACGGATAACCATTATCTGAAGCTGAACACCGAGGCCTTCGGCAGCGCCATCCTGAACACCTGGCTGGACAGGCCGCTGTCTCTGGCGGGCCGCGTGTCGCTGAGAAGCGACGACATCCTGCACCCCGAAGAATTGCTGGTCAACATAAAAAAGCCGCTCCTCATCATCCCCAACCAGTCCATCCACATGAACAAAAAAGTGAACGAAGGCGTAGAACTGAACAAACAGAAAGACCTGCTGCCCCTGCTGGGGATGACGGGGGAAGATTTCAGTAAGGAGGGCTATCTGTCGCGTCTTCTGGCCGGGGAGCTTTCCGTGAAGGCGGAGGATATTCTCGACTTCGAGCTGTGGCTTTACGAGTTTGAGAAGGGCAGAATCATCGGGGTCAACGATGAGTTCGTGTGCAGCAGCCGGCTGGACAACCTCACCTCCGTGCACGCGGCGCTCAACGCCCTCGTGAATGCCCGCCCGGGACCGTTCACCAGCGTGGCGGTTTTCTTCGACGACGAGGAGGTCGGCAATCGCACCAAACAGGGCGCGGACTCCCGAATGCTCTACAACACCCTCGAACGCGTCGCCCTGGCTCAGGGCAAGGGCCCCGAAGAATTTTTCCGGGCGGTCTACAGGTCCTTTATGCTCTCCTGCGACTGCTCCCACGCCGTACATCCCAACGCCCCCGAAAAGCACGACCCACTGGTAAAGCCCGTGATCAACGGAGGGCCCGTGATTAAAATCAGCGCAAACAGGAATTTTACGACGGACAGCAACTCCAGCGCGGTTTATCAGATGATCTGCGAGAGGGCGGGAGTGCCCTTTCAGAAGTTCGTCAGCCGGTCGGACATGCCGGGCGGCAGCACCATCGGGCCGGCCTCCGTCACTCAGCTCGACCTCCAGTCCATCGACATCGGCTCCGCCCTGTTCGCCATGCATTCCATAAGAGAAACCGGCGGCGTGATGGACCATCACTATCTGGAAAAATCCTTCGAAGAATTCTATCGTCAGGGATAAATGAGGGATACTATTCCAGCAGTCCCTTGTCTTTATAAAATTGAAGGGCTCCGTCGTGGAGGGGAATATTTGTGCCCAGAATGCCTCGCAGCGCGGTATCCAGTGAAATATTCTCCTTTGCCGCGGCGTGAGCGGCATGGATGGCCTCCATCCCCGCGGGAGAATAAATGTTTTCCAAAAGATCATAAACGACCTCGCCGGGCAATTCGACGTCCACCAGCATGATGTTCATGACTGCCGTCGTGGTTGTGGCGCTCTTTGTCTCGTAGGTATCCGCGGGGATTTTTGCCTGGATGTAAAAAGGGTATTTTTCAATAAGTTTTTCCAATGGTTCTCCTTCTACGGGGATGAACACAATTTCTCTCGTCGCTCCAAGTTCTCTGATCATCGCATTTCCCAGCCCCGAGGTCACGAAAGCGACGTCGCAGTGGTTGTTCCTCATCTGGTTGATGGCTTCTCCGTAGTCGAGATAATCCACTGTACAGTCGTCATACGTCATTCCGTGGGCTTCAAAAATCATGCGGGCATTTATTTCCACGCCTGAGTTCGGGGCGCCAACGCCCACACGTCTGCCCTTCAGGTCGGTGAATTTTTTAATGCCCGTGTTTGCCATCGTCACGATTTGACAGTAGTTCGGCCACAAACCCATCATAGCCCTGAGGCTTTTTGCGGGGGGTTTGCCCTCATACGCGCCAAAAGCCTCTACGGCCTGGATCGCCGTATCCGCCATCACGATCGCCAATTCTCCCTGGTGCGTCAGAAGCGCCGTCAGATTCTCCACAGAAGCGCCTGTGGCCGCCACCGATGACCCGTAACCCAGGTTTTTGATGAAGGCGGCAAAGGCGCCCCCGATGGGAAAATACATTCCGCTGGACGGGCCTGTCAGCACCGTAATGAAATAATCCTCCCGCTTAACGGACGGCGCCGCGCAGACCTCTCTGATTCCAAATAAAATGACCGCTATGGCTGCCAACAGAGTTATTTTTTTCATTTTGCTCTCTCCAATCTCTCGGCTGCAAGCGTTTATTTTGTTCCATCTGCTGTTCACAAACTGCTGGCTCACAAAACCCCCGCAGGGCTTCCGGCCATTACAGGGACAATATAACTCCTGTCGACATTATACTCCATGGCTCGGCCCTCTGCTTCCCTAATTATGCGTATTGTTTAACAAAATGAAAATTACCTAATTCTGTTTTAAATCTTTTAAACAGGAAAGAACCCCTGTCTCAGCCCGACCGCAGCTGAACAGGGGTTCTTTTACCCGAAATTAATTACGAATTATGACGGATAGTTTATGGCGGCCTGCAGCGCACCGTTTCGACGTCAGGAGCAGAGGCGGAAGCGGGCCAGAGCCTCGGACAGGGACTGGGAATGTGAACTCATGACCTCGGATTGTTCCGCCACGCTCTGAGCGGCTTTCGACGTTTCCTCCGTCGCCCGGTGGATATGTCGGGTCGTGTCCATCATGGCCAGCATCGACTGGGTGACCTTACCGATGCCCGCGGCGATTTCCCTGCTGGAGGCCGCCTGTTCCTCCGCGACCGCCGCGATGTTCTGAATCGAATCATTGGCCTTGTTGATTTCCTCCAGAGCTCCGTTCAGCGCCTTCTGAGCTTCTTCGGCCTGAACGAGAGTCCCTTCCAGCATCTGCCCCGCTTCGGTGGTGGCCGCGATGCTCTCCTGAGCTTCCCGCTGAAGTTCCGTGATGATGTTTCCCACGTTCTGCGCGGCTCGAGCGGACTCTTCCGCCAGCTTGCGCACTTCCTCGGCGACGACCGCAAATCCGCGCCCCGCCTCTCCGGCCCGGGCCGCTTCAATGGCCGCGTTCAGCGCCAGCAGGTTCGTCTGGTCCGCAATTCCCGTGATGACCGACACGAAACTGCTCACGTTCTCCACGGAAGTGACCAGCTGCCGTATCTTGGCCTCGCTGTCTCTGGAATTTTTATCCACGCCGCGCATACCGTCGATCACGGCGTTCACCGTCTGAATCGCCCTGTGCGAGGCGTCCGTCGTCTGGGAGATAAACGCGGCGGTTTCGGTTGCCGAACGGGCCACAGTGTCCGCTCCGTCGCGCATTTCTTCGACTCCCGTGTTGCTCTGCTGAAGTTCTGAACCATTGTTTTCGCTCATAACGGAAACCTGATCGATGGAGGCTTTGACTTCTTCCATGGACGCGTTCGTTTCCTCGGCAATGGCGGCCAGGTTGTTCGCGCCGCTTTCCACCGCCGACGCCACGTCCACAACGCGTTTCATCGCCCATTCCTGAGCGGAAATCATTTCGGACAGAGCAACCACCAGATACCCCAGCTCATCTTTGCCCTCATAGCCAAAGTCCTTTCGCGTAATGGTCAGATCTCCCTCCTGGCAGCGTTTGGCCAAAGCGACGATGACATTGAGGGGGCCGGTGATGCTGCGAGAAATGCAAAAGGCGATCAGGACTCCGATAAGGATGGAAATCCCGGCGGAGAGAAACAGAATGAGAACGCTCTTCCTCAGTGCGTTCACGCTGGATCGGGAAACCGTCAAAACCCTGTCCTGCGCCACCTTGCTGGAGTTCGAAGTTTCTCTGTTATACGTTTCCTCAAGCTGGCTTCGGGCTTTCTTCTGCCGGTTCAGGTTTTCCACGGCCTGAATGAAGCCGGTCAGAGCGTTTCTGACGTTCTGCGTGGCCGTCACGAGCCCGTTCACGACTTCCAAACGGCCGGAATCCCGGGTTTGGTCCTTCACCGTCCGGGAGCAGTTCTCCACCGTCTGAAGGTTCTTCATCATCATTTCAATGGTCTCAGGCGTACCGATCCGCAAAAATTCCTGAACGGAGCCGCGCAGTTCCACAACGGCCGCGCGCATCCGACTGCCCGTATGCAGCAGGTCCAGGCGTTTCATCATCGCGGCTGGGTTGTCGAGCTCGGTTTTCGCCGCTTCAAAATATTTTTTCTGCAGAACCTCAATCTCTTTGCCAATCTCCGTCAAAACCGCGTTCAGCGCGTTGGAGGCCAGTTTCTTTTTCCCGATGGCGGTGAAGGTTTCCTGAAGGCTCTGCACATAAGAACGATGAACGGGCATAATGTACTTCTGAACCCGTTTGGGCGTTGCCAGAGTCGCGTCCGCGCTTCCCAGAGCCGCCATATCGCCCAGAACCGCCTCCAGTTTTTTTATCCATTCTCTGCTCGTCGCGATGGCTGCATCCTCTTCTGTACTCTGCACGTCCTTTATGCTCAGAAAAAGCTCGCAGGCGCTGCGTTCAATAAGAGCGCCCGCCTGCATCACGGGAACAACCCGCGCGTTCAGGTACTCGTTTTCCTTTTCGATGTTCGACAAATCTCTCCAGACGATAAAAATCGTCCCGGCGAACACCAGCAGCAGCAACCCGAACCCCAGCATCAATTTGGCGGCCATTCTTAAATGTTTCAACATTTTTGTATCCCCTCTCAACACTTATAAAAATTGCGATCGTGAAAAAGCAGGAATCATCAACATTGGGCGTAATCGAACAGTGAATTTATATTCCTTCGTAAAATAAATGAATGTAGAACTTCGACTCTAAATCTGTGCCTCCTGCACGGACGACTGCAATCCCTTGCACTGCAAAACACGGCATCCTGCGTTGATTCTAATGCCCTGTCGAATGATCCGGAATTGGAGTAATTACCGACTTTTTTATACTGAATAAAACCGAAAAAGTTGACGAAATGACACTTTACGTAAACGTAAAAATTTGAAAGGGTTAAAAAATAATTTCACCGCAATTTCGGCGACCGGTCAGGTTCTGTTTTTGTCCAGATGCTCTCGAATATGAGCAAGAATGGGTTTCATTTCCGTGATGACAGCCTGGAGCAGAATCAGATAGGGAATCCCCAACACCAGAAACTGTAAAATAAAAAAAACTCTGCTGCTGCGGGGAAGGGCAAGGGTGGGAGTGAGAAGGGCGAAAAGCGCCAGGATACGAAAACGCCAGAGATAAGACCTGCCCCCGTCGGAGCCGCGAAGCTCCTCCGCGATTTTCAAAAACATCCAAACCATCGCTATATCCGCAAAACTGCAGAGAATACCTCCGGTTTTGGACCCGATCAGATACATTTCTCCCCGCCAGTGACGCGCCAGCCACAAAAACAGACTATCCATGGAGATCCTTCCTCATCGAAAGCCCCTCGTTCGGATGCTTTTCATCCCGATGCTTTTCACGGCGAAGTGTTTTCAAAAATGCGTAAAAAATAAAAGCCGCCCCGATTTCCAGGGGCATATAAAAAAAGTTGGAGAACTGAATGAAGGCTCGACCAATCCACGTATAATCGTCTATTGACAGGTTAAAAGCCAGCGTCGCGCGGATGCTCCGCCAGATATAGACGACGCAGAGCAGCCCCGTTCCGGCGACGATCGCTCCGTCCGCCCAGGAGGCGAAACGTACCCTGCCTCTTTTATAGATACGAAAAACTCTGTACACATGAAGCAACAGCAGCATGTCAAAGGCAATCATCACCCCGCAGAGGGTGATCCGCACCGCCCAGGGGTAAAAATCCCGGGTTCCCACGACGAGCCAGGAGGAAAA
This genomic interval carries:
- a CDS encoding creatininase family protein; amino-acid sequence: MEKVRVEEMTSAEFRDVLNVCDMILIPIGSIEEHGTHGKFLFDTVIAHECAYRLGCLTHTPVAPTIPIGQCRNLMGFPGGASLDTELVADLLLEVAEGYVSDGVRRILFVNSHGGNGFAVKMACGELWERYGVLATQAEWYDVIAEHSRYTRNDHGGEYGTSVVMALDESQVDLSQAKTVPLKNPSENLLRGDYLTYRGVNVSLPLPMDYYTPAGDLGPEAANATVRQGREMVDIYIENTVKIIEEMKKILL
- a CDS encoding ABC transporter permease; the protein is MHRLNYIFRRVLQIIPVLLLVTVLIFLLMRLIPGDPVEVMLGEKYTHEKAEVIRENLGLNKPLYVQYMIFLRNLCRLDFGNSIVYIVPVSQLLTRRIGITLLLTLMTAFFVLIISFPLGFIAAVNRNRPGDQIIRIGALVSLALPQFWIGLLLLLFFGLKLRWLPVAGWGTTWLEHLQSLILPAFTQSLATSSLIVRNLRNAIIDVLNSDYVDFARSKGLKPKVVRSRYVLRNALISTVTLFSMRITYMLSGSVVIETVFALPGIGSLLVSSILSRDYAVVQATVFVFAALVLIANLATDVFYSVLDPRVRLE
- a CDS encoding ABC transporter ATP-binding protein, producing the protein MAKNKVLEITDLVTRFFTKEGTVHAVNGVSFSIYEGEIFGLVGESGCGKSVTCKSIINLLHPPGQIVSGSIKYAGQELVGVDENALSDIRGREIGMIFQEPLTALNPVLTIREQIFDALEKKGMTSGEKYARAAELLTLAGIPAPVERMEEYPHQFSGGMRQRVMIAIALASEPKILLADEPTTALDVTIQDQILKLIDQLREELGMAVLFVTHDLGVVAQLCDRVAVMYAGYIMELTATLTLFAAPRHPYTHALLQSLPSDIPRGHPLESIGGQPPDLFELPPGCPFSPRCRMAEGRCFESLPPLTELLPGHFVRCHRSGETENFRGIIDL
- a CDS encoding ABC transporter permease; amino-acid sequence: MTGQTAASESKSESKKKIPLYRRSVTLNVGGAILLVVLFFAFFPEHIAPFDPVEMDLTAIKQGPSRMHFFGTDNFGRDLFSRVVWGTRVDLMVGVLATLVPLLVGGLIGLLAGYCGGWVDVVLMRTLDIFMAFPYLTLVVAIVAVLGPGIDNLYLAIWLVGWKEYARLVRGEVMVVKNAEYVEMARALGFSHARILFRHVLPNVFSSSLVYGASDVVMCMLAGASLGFLGLGVQPPTAEWGVIIADGRQFINEAPWLCFFPGMALVFAGTGFSLLGDGLSDLLRTKGR
- a CDS encoding creatininase family protein, with amino-acid sequence MKDKPANEVLIERLSWEEYKSAIEKTNTVIIPVGGMKERGTHAPLGAANIIAREISVKLAEKSGALAAPVMTYGYNPTGKNFPGAVSVNAPLLRKIMLSYAKSYTRHRADRIVFVNAQKENADILANVSVDLFEETKAISTIINWWTILPKVNPTWKGSDDAGYAETSLLLAIRPDLVDLSHITPARPLPLSENIKYENGWKCAGTSLYFAVDMARHKGIGSTGSSPEKASGEEGKAMLEAIADFGAGLIAEIRKIK
- a CDS encoding ABC transporter ATP-binding protein, with protein sequence MNDRTETSEQGTASLPLIEVRELTRYFPLKQSLLDFAARRPVKYLRAVDNVSFGIDQGETMGLVGESGCGKSTLARTIIRLYDPQKGKILFRGRDITGLQGAELRAMRREFQIVFQDPYSSLNPRMSVYDMLSEILRVHKICSPKEIPARVLELLERVGLNAQCMNRFASEFSGGQRQRIGIARALALSPEFIIADEPVSALDVSIQAQIINLLNDLQKQLGLTMLFISHDLRVVRCITHRVAVMYLGKIVETGDTDQVFTHPRHPYSRVLTRSAPMLDPRKKTRGCAIGGELPNPINVPPGCRFHPRCEFAREKCRTEEPPFLEISTGRRVSCHYPLN
- a CDS encoding ABC transporter substrate-binding protein, with product MKMITKIMKMKKFFCVFALFLAMAALMPAAAADAAASKIVFARPSDSDNLDPVTQSHNENIWILNLMMDGLVKSSNEGTSIEPNLAKSWDVSGDGLEYTFHLVEGVKFSDGTPVTTADWVWSLLRARDEPTSIWGGNLKIISDVSAPDDKTILVKLKQPDAAILASLAMFNASVLPKAYFEKVTLEGFTQKPIGTGPFMLKDWVKGEHLTLAKNPHYRVQGIPQTDEIVFNVVPDNNTRTLQLEAGDIDGDLNALYNKMAELKDNSAYVTANFPGTLVRFLAFNTARKPFDDVRVRKAIACAIDRKAILQVALNGYGELGTAFMHKSLMYHNPDLPLEPLDVEKSKKLLAEAGVKGVTVEFLVRAGDNIASQVGTIIQANLAKVGITVKIVQMEAASVSSLQRSFQFDMIYSGWTSDMVDPAQAMERFINYNDTTRCYYTGWKNDEAIKLVADALKELNPDKRREIYYKVQKIYADECPAVSLFYGGYPVILRAGISGFVQTPLGNYRFENLVKK